A window from Nitrospirota bacterium encodes these proteins:
- a CDS encoding sigma-54 dependent transcriptional regulator, with protein sequence MKPPAHILVVDDEINIRGALVTMLEKKGHQVRGVATAEEGLAQLEGASAELVITDLRMPGIGGMEFLCRLKDAWPDTEVVVMTAYGSIDTAVEAMRCGAYDYLTKPIDRERFPIVVDKALERHALTTENKQLRDRLETRTRFDHMVGESEPMQRIYGLVEMVADSDVTVLLTGESGTGKELVSRAIHHKSPRADGPFITMNCGALPDNLFESELFGYEKGAFTGAMATKMGRFELADGGTLLLDEVGELSLKSQVDFLRVLETKEFRRLGGTKLITVDTRIIAATNRNLEEAVKQGDFREDLYYRLNVVPIRLPPLRDRADDIPLLVDRFLAECAAQHHREPKDVSREAMRLLRLYGWPGNIRQLRNLMERLVVTVKDTMIQPEHLPEEIQASKEDARTMVVTLGTSLDQLEREVIQRTLTEITNHREKAAKLLGISLRTLQYKIKEYGIRD encoded by the coding sequence ATGAAGCCACCAGCACACATCCTCGTCGTGGATGATGAGATCAATATCCGCGGGGCCTTGGTCACGATGCTCGAGAAAAAAGGCCACCAGGTGCGCGGAGTGGCCACGGCAGAGGAGGGGTTGGCGCAACTGGAAGGGGCCTCCGCTGAGCTAGTCATCACCGACCTTCGGATGCCAGGGATCGGAGGCATGGAGTTTCTCTGCCGGCTCAAAGACGCATGGCCGGATACGGAAGTCGTGGTGATGACCGCCTACGGGTCTATCGATACGGCGGTCGAGGCAATGCGTTGTGGTGCCTACGACTATCTCACCAAGCCCATCGATCGCGAACGGTTTCCCATCGTGGTGGACAAGGCGCTGGAGCGACACGCGTTAACGACTGAGAACAAGCAGCTCCGAGACCGCCTTGAAACCAGGACACGCTTCGATCACATGGTCGGCGAGAGCGAGCCTATGCAGCGGATCTATGGTCTGGTGGAGATGGTGGCGGACAGCGATGTCACGGTGCTGCTCACGGGAGAAAGCGGGACGGGCAAGGAACTCGTTTCCCGGGCGATCCACCATAAGAGCCCCAGAGCCGATGGCCCGTTCATTACGATGAATTGCGGAGCCCTGCCGGACAATCTCTTCGAAAGCGAATTGTTCGGCTATGAAAAAGGCGCGTTTACCGGCGCCATGGCGACCAAGATGGGGCGGTTCGAACTGGCCGACGGCGGCACACTGTTGCTGGATGAGGTGGGTGAACTGTCTCTCAAGTCGCAAGTCGATTTTCTGCGCGTGTTGGAGACGAAGGAATTCAGACGCCTGGGCGGAACGAAGCTGATCACAGTCGATACTAGGATTATCGCCGCCACCAATCGTAACCTTGAAGAAGCGGTCAAGCAAGGAGACTTTCGGGAAGACCTCTACTACCGACTCAATGTCGTGCCCATTCGCCTCCCACCGCTCCGTGATCGAGCGGACGATATTCCCCTGCTGGTAGACCGGTTTCTTGCGGAGTGCGCGGCTCAACATCACCGTGAACCGAAAGACGTGTCGCGGGAGGCCATGCGGCTCTTGCGATTGTATGGGTGGCCCGGAAATATTCGCCAGCTCCGGAACCTCATGGAGCGGTTGGTGGTTACGGTGAAAGATACGATGATCCAGCCAGAACACTTACCGGAGGAAATCCAGGCCAGCAAGGAGGATGCGCGTACGATGGTGGTGACGCTAGGGACCTCTCTGGATCAACTTGAGCGAGAGGTGATTCAGCGGACGTTAACAGAGATCACGAATCATCGAGAGAAGGCGGCCAAGCTGCTGGGTATCAGCCTCCGGACCTTACAATATAAGATCAAAGAGTACGGCATCCGGGACTAA
- a CDS encoding 2-oxoglutarate:ferredoxin oxidoreductase has translation MQLGVTHPDSWFGLLYGHHAPEDEVIAESARQMFTRKNPTIFPGPLYLWAWHPEWMEKGQALLRLAAEIPGVMMIPMPDYRPKYPKIDPEEVINPNHPNLTIWGNKIEVALFIGIHCHYANLALRMVRAGTNCLTIAFCHDIHEDAMLSVQDLDVKQMDHIIDIFRTVRKELGIEMPKDGQTVRLTGTQVRANHGVERVNPRPA, from the coding sequence ATGCAGCTGGGTGTCACGCATCCCGACTCTTGGTTTGGACTATTGTACGGTCACCACGCTCCGGAGGATGAGGTGATCGCTGAGTCCGCAAGACAAATGTTTACCCGGAAGAATCCGACGATTTTTCCAGGGCCGCTGTATCTATGGGCGTGGCATCCTGAATGGATGGAGAAAGGGCAAGCGCTGCTGAGACTCGCAGCGGAAATCCCGGGCGTCATGATGATTCCGATGCCGGACTATCGGCCCAAGTACCCCAAGATCGATCCGGAAGAGGTCATCAACCCGAATCACCCGAACCTGACGATCTGGGGAAACAAAATCGAAGTGGCCCTGTTCATCGGCATTCACTGCCATTACGCCAACCTGGCGTTGCGGATGGTGCGGGCCGGGACAAACTGCCTCACGATCGCCTTCTGCCATGACATTCATGAAGACGCGATGCTCAGCGTGCAGGATCTCGATGTGAAGCAAATGGACCATATCATCGACATTTTTCGAACCGTCCGGAAGGAACTTGGCATTGAGATGCCGAAGGACGGACAAACGGTCCGGCTGACCGGCACACAGGTCCGCGCTAACCATGGGGTCGAGCGAGTGAATCCACGGCCGGCGTGA
- a CDS encoding carbon monoxide dehydrogenase codes for MSQHEMTVGPEGFLAHPMSSRGVVLPSKGEGLVLGKIVPEQQAIDEAARRLLSAKNPTIFPGPLVLWAWNEQATQEARVVKALAQAIPAKLIPMPDYRPKYPKIEPEKEINPNHPNLTIWQNKIDVCLFVGVHCHQSNIALKIIRGGTNCFTIALCTFNGDDEAHITIRDLTADTIQRVTDAVERLKRTRPS; via the coding sequence ATGAGTCAGCATGAAATGACCGTTGGTCCGGAAGGCTTTTTGGCACATCCCATGTCATCACGGGGAGTCGTGCTGCCGTCGAAGGGAGAAGGCCTTGTGTTGGGTAAGATCGTCCCCGAGCAACAGGCCATTGACGAGGCCGCGCGGCGGCTTCTCAGTGCCAAGAATCCCACAATTTTCCCAGGACCGTTGGTGCTGTGGGCCTGGAATGAACAGGCCACACAAGAGGCGAGGGTCGTCAAGGCATTGGCCCAGGCGATCCCGGCCAAGCTCATTCCGATGCCCGACTACCGCCCAAAGTATCCAAAGATCGAGCCGGAGAAGGAGATCAACCCGAACCATCCGAATCTAACCATCTGGCAGAACAAGATCGACGTGTGTCTCTTTGTCGGCGTCCATTGCCACCAGTCCAATATCGCGCTGAAGATCATCCGTGGCGGGACCAACTGTTTCACCATCGCGCTCTGTACCTTCAATGGCGATGACGAGGCCCACATCACGATTCGTGACCTGACAGCCGATACCATTCAGCGGGTAACTGATGCGGTTGAACGGTTGAAGCGGACGAGACCCTCCTAG